In Turicibacter sanguinis, a genomic segment contains:
- a CDS encoding solute carrier family 23 protein, whose protein sequence is MEKKLVLDVHEKPKALHWIALSIQHVLAMFGSTVLVPILTGLPVSLALISSGIGTLFYIFVTKGKSPVYLGSSFAYIAPITAALALSATGVADGANYGAVMGGLMMVGLVYMFIAVIIKFVGTDWLNKILPPVVIGPTIMVIGLSLAGTAVNMASEHIVVALITLLTAVIVSTYTKGLLQLLPIFSGIVAGYISAVCFNLVDFTPVAQANLFELPSFAFLHSKPVFSLEVAAIMIPVAIVTITEHIGDHLVLGTIVGRDLTKNPGLHRTLIGDGVATFMAGFIGGPANTTYGENTGVIGLTKVASVWVIGGAAIVAFTLGFIGKFTALVQTVPSAVMGGVSILLFGVIASSGARVLINNQIDFGKQRNLIIGAVILITGIGGLTINIGQITLSGMALAAIIGVILHLILPEKEASYGPSSRTTECELEVAEESVSSTVVKAKPTVTN, encoded by the coding sequence ATGGAAAAGAAGTTAGTTTTAGATGTCCATGAAAAACCAAAAGCATTACACTGGATTGCATTAAGTATTCAACACGTTTTAGCCATGTTTGGATCAACAGTTTTGGTCCCAATTTTAACAGGATTACCAGTAAGTTTAGCTTTAATTTCATCAGGAATTGGAACTTTATTTTATATTTTTGTAACAAAAGGAAAATCACCAGTCTATTTAGGATCATCATTTGCGTATATTGCTCCAATTACAGCAGCTTTAGCATTAAGTGCAACAGGAGTAGCAGACGGAGCTAATTATGGGGCCGTGATGGGCGGATTAATGATGGTTGGGTTAGTTTATATGTTTATTGCGGTCATCATTAAATTTGTCGGAACTGATTGGTTAAATAAAATTTTACCACCAGTTGTTATCGGACCAACAATTATGGTTATCGGATTAAGTTTAGCAGGAACTGCGGTAAATATGGCATCAGAACATATCGTAGTTGCATTAATCACATTGCTAACAGCCGTTATCGTGTCAACTTATACAAAAGGATTATTACAACTACTCCCAATCTTTAGTGGAATTGTAGCAGGATATATTTCAGCGGTGTGCTTTAACTTAGTTGATTTCACACCAGTTGCACAGGCGAACCTATTCGAACTTCCAAGCTTTGCTTTTTTACATTCAAAGCCAGTCTTTAGCTTAGAAGTAGCAGCGATTATGATTCCGGTTGCAATTGTAACCATTACAGAGCATATCGGAGATCACTTAGTTCTTGGCACAATCGTTGGACGAGACTTAACAAAAAATCCTGGATTACATCGAACATTAATTGGGGATGGGGTTGCAACATTTATGGCTGGATTCATTGGCGGACCAGCAAATACAACATACGGTGAAAATACTGGAGTTATTGGTTTAACAAAAGTAGCTTCTGTTTGGGTTATCGGTGGGGCAGCAATTGTCGCTTTCACGCTAGGATTCATCGGAAAATTTACAGCATTAGTTCAAACAGTACCAAGCGCGGTTATGGGTGGAGTTAGTATCTTACTATTTGGAGTTATTGCTTCATCAGGTGCACGTGTCTTAATCAATAATCAAATCGACTTTGGAAAACAACGTAACTTGATTATCGGTGCGGTTATTTTAATCACAGGAATCGGTGGATTAACAATTAACATTGGACAAATCACTTTATCAGGAATGGCATTGGCTGCGATTATCGGTGTTATCTTACACTTAATCTTACCTGAAAAAGAAGCTTCTTACGGGCCAAGTTCTAGAACAACTGAATGTGAATTAGAAGTAGCAGAAGAATCTGTATCTTCTACTGTTGTGAAGGCAAAACCAACTGTGACTAATTAG
- a CDS encoding aminopeptidase P family protein — protein MNVNEKINLLRNMMKNHGLSAYVIPSSDAHLSEYVATHWQGRAYMSGFTGSAGTLVITLDESGLFTDGRYFIQAENELKGSEVKLFKMAQPGVPTINEYLVSVLNEGDTVGFDGKVLSVATVKEMKKAFEAKHLKLKVDEDLLDSVWENRPAIPSTDVFVHETQYTGYSCHEKLSIVREEMKKISANGYVLTALGSIAWLFNVRGDDILFNPLVVSYGLVLENEAYLFVDNHRLSEDVKTYLTENGVTLKDYAQIDEVLNQLSGSILCPVDSMNYYLYDILTKKQEVTVIDGHDIVNELKAVKNKVEIENTHNAQVKDSVALVGAVCEIYEKLDSEAGLTEFDVREILEVHRSRQPLNYGSSFGAIVAYGANAAMMHYNPTKENCTKLDKKGFLLIDSGGQYLDGTTDITRTFVLGELTDEEKLHYTLVLKGHINLCKAVFQKGCTGGNLDILARQPIWEYGLDYRCGTGHGVSYFGGVHEGPQGFRLTQTVPLKPGMMITNEPGIYEEGRHGIRIENTLLVVERNATEYGEFYEFETISYFPIDTRAVDVTLMTESELAWLNQYHQKVLDVLSPNLEGRELEWLVEQTKPLTK, from the coding sequence ATGAACGTGAATGAGAAAATTAATTTATTAAGAAATATGATGAAAAATCATGGATTATCCGCGTATGTGATTCCGAGTTCTGATGCACATCTAAGTGAATATGTGGCGACACATTGGCAAGGTCGTGCGTATATGTCGGGATTTACAGGTTCTGCGGGGACACTTGTGATTACATTAGATGAGAGTGGACTTTTCACAGATGGACGTTACTTCATTCAAGCTGAAAATGAGTTAAAAGGAAGTGAGGTTAAGCTGTTTAAGATGGCACAACCGGGCGTTCCAACTATTAATGAGTATTTAGTTAGTGTGTTGAATGAAGGAGATACAGTAGGATTTGATGGGAAAGTATTATCTGTTGCGACTGTTAAAGAGATGAAAAAGGCGTTTGAAGCTAAACATCTTAAACTTAAAGTCGATGAAGATTTACTTGATTCTGTTTGGGAAAATCGTCCGGCAATTCCATCAACAGATGTATTTGTTCATGAAACTCAGTATACAGGATATAGTTGTCATGAAAAGTTGAGCATTGTACGCGAGGAAATGAAAAAAATATCGGCCAATGGTTATGTTTTAACAGCACTTGGAAGTATTGCTTGGTTATTTAATGTTCGAGGTGATGATATTTTATTCAATCCGCTTGTCGTTTCTTATGGCCTAGTACTTGAAAATGAAGCTTACTTATTTGTAGATAATCATCGTTTAAGTGAAGATGTTAAAACGTATCTAACTGAAAATGGTGTGACATTGAAAGATTACGCTCAAATTGATGAGGTGTTAAATCAATTAAGTGGTTCTATTTTATGTCCTGTTGATTCAATGAACTATTATTTATACGATATTTTAACGAAGAAACAAGAGGTAACAGTGATTGATGGACATGATATCGTTAATGAATTGAAAGCTGTTAAAAATAAAGTTGAGATTGAAAATACACATAATGCTCAAGTAAAAGATAGCGTAGCGTTAGTTGGTGCGGTTTGCGAGATTTATGAAAAGCTAGACTCAGAAGCGGGATTAACTGAATTCGATGTGCGTGAAATTTTAGAAGTTCATAGAAGCCGTCAACCATTAAATTATGGTTCAAGTTTTGGGGCTATTGTTGCTTACGGTGCAAATGCAGCTATGATGCATTATAATCCAACGAAAGAGAATTGTACGAAACTTGATAAAAAAGGATTCCTGCTTATTGATTCAGGAGGGCAATATCTTGATGGAACGACGGATATTACAAGAACTTTTGTGCTTGGTGAGTTGACTGATGAAGAAAAATTACATTACACACTTGTTTTAAAAGGACATATTAATCTGTGTAAAGCAGTCTTCCAAAAAGGATGTACAGGTGGAAATCTTGATATTTTAGCTCGTCAACCAATTTGGGAGTATGGATTAGACTATCGTTGTGGAACAGGTCATGGGGTTTCTTATTTCGGTGGGGTTCATGAAGGTCCACAAGGGTTTAGATTAACGCAAACTGTTCCATTAAAACCGGGAATGATGATTACGAATGAACCAGGAATTTATGAGGAGGGTCGTCACGGAATTCGTATTGAAAATACGTTATTAGTTGTAGAACGTAATGCAACAGAATATGGTGAGTTTTATGAATTTGAAACTATTTCATACTTCCCGATTGATACGAGAGCGGTTGATGTAACATTAATGACAGAATCAGAATTAGCATGGTTAAATCAGTATCATCAAAAAGTGTTAGACGTTTTATCACCTAATTTAGAAGGACGCGAATTAGAGTGGTTAGTCGAACAAACAAAACCTTTAACAAAATAA
- a CDS encoding dihydroorotase — MILLKNGKRVNEHGEFESVEILINKGMIKKIADHIEETSATVYDLKGKLVAPGLIDVHVHLREPGYERKETIETGTEAAARGGYTTIAAMANTIPVPDTLENVSYIENLIKQSAKVRVLPYGAITIGERGEEIVDVEGLSNTSILGFSDDGRGIQEAGVMYQAMQRAKAVNKPIVAHCEDDSLLFGGYLHEGEYAKANGHRGILSVSESAQIARDIMLAQATGVHYHICHISTKESVELVRFAKSQGINVTAEVSPHHLILCDMDIQNDDPNFKMNPPLRSDEDRAACIAGLLDGTIDVIATDHAPHHEDEKAWGLETAPFGIVGLETAFPLLYTHFVKTNKMSLKQLLDCMSTKPAQIFDLPYGTLNIGVSADITVIDLDKEREIDPKTFKSKGKNTPFTGYKTMGWPVMTLVEGKIVYIESEMN; from the coding sequence ATGATACTTTTAAAAAATGGAAAACGTGTTAATGAACACGGTGAGTTCGAATCAGTTGAAATTTTAATCAACAAAGGGATGATAAAAAAAATAGCTGATCATATTGAGGAAACATCAGCAACCGTATATGACTTAAAAGGAAAATTAGTTGCACCTGGATTAATTGATGTACATGTTCATCTAAGAGAACCGGGATATGAAAGAAAAGAGACAATTGAAACAGGGACGGAAGCGGCAGCCCGTGGCGGATACACCACAATAGCAGCGATGGCTAATACCATCCCAGTCCCAGATACACTTGAAAATGTTTCATATATTGAAAATTTAATTAAACAAAGTGCAAAGGTACGTGTTTTACCTTACGGAGCGATTACGATTGGGGAGCGCGGTGAGGAAATCGTCGACGTTGAGGGATTATCAAATACAAGTATTTTAGGATTCTCAGATGATGGGAGAGGAATTCAAGAAGCTGGTGTAATGTATCAAGCTATGCAACGTGCGAAGGCAGTTAATAAACCAATCGTTGCTCACTGTGAGGATGATAGTTTATTATTTGGCGGTTATTTACACGAGGGAGAATATGCTAAGGCAAATGGACATCGTGGAATTTTATCAGTTAGTGAATCAGCACAAATTGCACGAGATATTATGTTAGCACAGGCGACAGGAGTTCATTATCATATCTGTCATATCAGTACAAAGGAAAGTGTTGAGTTAGTTCGTTTTGCAAAATCACAAGGTATTAATGTAACAGCTGAAGTTTCACCACATCACTTAATTTTATGTGATATGGATATTCAAAACGATGATCCAAACTTTAAAATGAATCCGCCACTACGCAGTGATGAAGATCGTGCGGCATGTATTGCAGGACTTCTCGATGGAACGATTGATGTCATTGCAACAGACCACGCACCACACCATGAAGATGAAAAAGCGTGGGGGCTTGAAACAGCGCCGTTTGGAATTGTTGGACTTGAAACAGCATTCCCGCTACTTTACACTCACTTCGTTAAGACGAATAAAATGAGTTTAAAACAATTACTTGACTGTATGAGTACTAAACCGGCTCAAATCTTTGACTTACCATATGGAACGTTGAATATAGGTGTAAGTGCAGATATTACAGTCATTGATTTAGATAAAGAGAGGGAGATTGATCCGAAAACATTTAAATCAAAAGGAAAAAATACACCATTTACTGGTTATAAAACAATGGGATGGCCAGTCATGACTTTAGTAGAAGGAAAAATTGTTTATATTGAGTCTGAGATGAACTAA
- a CDS encoding aspartate carbamoyltransferase catalytic subunit yields the protein MTQVKHLTRLSDLTIEEIMTILETANQYAEGGNVPQLTGKVVANLFFEPSTRTQYSFAMAEHKVGLHTLDFTAETSSVQKGETLYDTVKTFEAIGVDGVVIRHPQNNYFDELIPNLNIPIFNGGDGSGNHPTQSLLDLLTILQEYGEFEGLKIAIVGDIAHSRVAHTNIEVMNRLGMEVHVVAPEQFQEVGYHWETLDEVIEEMDIIMLLRVQHERHDNGMSLTKEEYHQQYGLTVEREKRMKDGAIIMHPAPFNRGVEIANEVVECERSRIFKQMENGVYVRMSVLTHLLG from the coding sequence ATGACTCAAGTGAAGCATTTAACACGATTATCTGATTTAACGATTGAAGAAATTATGACTATTTTAGAAACAGCAAATCAATATGCTGAAGGTGGGAATGTACCACAATTAACAGGCAAAGTAGTAGCAAATTTATTCTTTGAACCAAGTACAAGAACTCAGTATTCATTTGCGATGGCTGAACATAAAGTGGGGCTCCACACATTAGATTTTACGGCAGAAACTTCGAGCGTTCAAAAAGGAGAAACGCTTTATGACACAGTTAAAACATTTGAAGCCATCGGAGTAGATGGAGTTGTTATCCGTCACCCACAAAATAACTACTTTGATGAACTGATTCCAAATCTCAACATTCCAATATTCAATGGTGGAGATGGAAGTGGTAATCATCCGACGCAGTCATTACTTGATTTACTCACTATCCTTCAAGAGTATGGGGAATTTGAAGGATTAAAGATTGCAATTGTTGGAGATATTGCTCACTCACGCGTTGCACATACAAATATTGAAGTGATGAATCGATTAGGAATGGAAGTTCATGTGGTAGCACCGGAACAATTCCAGGAGGTTGGGTACCATTGGGAAACATTAGATGAAGTGATTGAGGAAATGGATATTATCATGCTACTTCGAGTTCAACACGAACGTCACGATAATGGGATGAGCTTAACAAAAGAAGAGTATCATCAGCAATATGGATTAACAGTAGAACGTGAAAAACGTATGAAAGATGGAGCGATTATTATGCATCCGGCACCATTTAACCGTGGAGTAGAGATTGCAAATGAAGTCGTCGAATGTGAACGAAGTCGAATCTTTAAACAGATGGAAAACGGAGTTTATGTTCGTATGTCAGTTTTAACTCATTTATTAGGATAA
- a CDS encoding HD domain-containing protein: MMEQVFDRIVEFLESELGVDSSGHSIDHALRVSRIAKHISKREGGNERVILISALVHDVIDAKLFEDVVAQKAKLFLFLQMIGCTQSELEQIFYIIENISYKGGNGEAVKTLEAQIVQDADRLDAIGAIGIGRTFMYGGAKGSKMFDEDIEPVDFLDEAAYRAHQGTVINHFYEKLFKLKDLMNTETAKEIANHRHQVMESFVKEFLSEWFFV; encoded by the coding sequence ATGATGGAACAAGTTTTTGATCGTATCGTTGAATTTTTAGAAAGTGAGTTAGGCGTAGATTCGAGTGGACATAGTATTGATCATGCCCTTCGTGTTTCTAGAATCGCTAAACATATTTCTAAAAGAGAAGGAGGAAATGAACGTGTTATTTTAATTTCGGCATTAGTTCATGATGTGATTGATGCGAAATTATTTGAAGATGTTGTTGCTCAAAAAGCTAAGTTATTTTTGTTTTTACAAATGATTGGATGTACACAGTCTGAGTTAGAGCAAATTTTTTATATAATTGAAAATATTTCTTATAAAGGGGGGAATGGAGAAGCTGTTAAAACTTTAGAGGCCCAAATTGTTCAAGATGCTGATCGTTTAGATGCAATTGGAGCAATTGGGATCGGTCGTACGTTTATGTATGGTGGAGCAAAAGGTTCTAAAATGTTCGATGAAGATATTGAACCCGTAGATTTTTTAGATGAGGCTGCGTATCGTGCACATCAAGGAACAGTAATTAATCACTTTTATGAAAAATTATTTAAATTAAAGGATTTAATGAATACAGAGACGGCAAAAGAAATTGCCAACCATCGTCATCAAGTAATGGAGTCATTTGTTAAAGAATTTTTAAGTGAATGGTTTTTTGTATAA